The following is a genomic window from Nitrospira sp..
AGCAGGGGCCTAGGCTTGTCTTTGCCGATGCCGCTCAATCCATGTATCTCGCCGATATGTCGGGAGATGGTCTCACCGATCTTGTGCGCATCCGCAATGGCGAGGTCTGCTACTGGCCGAATCTGGGGTATGGCCGTTTCGGTGCGAAGGTTACGATGGACCAGGCGCCCCGGTTCGATGCGCCAGATCTGTTCGATCAACGCCGTATCCGCCTGGCGGATATCGATGGCTCCGGCCTGGTGGACATCCTCTATCTCACAGGCCAGGGCGTGCAGCTCTACTTCAATCAGTCGGGTAATGCCTGGAGCGAGCCACGCCTCCTTACGACCTTTCCGCGCCTGGATAATCTGACGTCCGTCTCCACGGTCGATTTGCTTGGCAACGGGACCGCTTGTCTGGTCTGGTCGTCTCCCTTGCCCGGCGACGCGCGCAGTACGATCCGCTATATCGATTTGATGGGCGGGCAGAAACCGTATTTGCTCACGAAGACCAAGAATAACCTCGGTGGCGAAACGGAAGTCGTCTATGCGCCTTCCACCAAGTTTTATCTGCAGGATAAACAGGCCGGCAAGCTTTGGGTGACCAAGCTGCCGTTTCCGGTTCATTGCGTTGAAAAAGTCATGGTGCGCGATAAATGGCGTCAGACCGAGTTTGTCAGCAGCTACAGCTACCATCATGGCTATTTTGATGGGAGTGAGCGCGAGTTTCGTGGATTCGGGCGTGTGGAACAAGTGGATAGCCAGCACTTTGGGAAATTCACAGAGGGCAATATCGACAGCCCGTATATTACCGACGACCACAGGCTCTATCAGTCTCCCATCAAGACCGTCACTTGGTACCACACTGGCGCCGCCTTCGATCAAGCGCGCATCCTCTCGGCCTTCACGCACGAGTATGTTTCCATTCCAGGATTTATCGAACACCAGCTTCCCGAGCCGGCGCTGGCGCCGGCCGATCTGTCCGCCGATGAGTGGCGCGAGGCCTTGCGCACCTGCAAGGGGATGGTGCTCCGTCAGGAAGTCTTTGAATTGGACGTAGAGGAGCTGGCCCGAGGCAGAGAGCTGCCCGTGCGCCTCTATACCGCTGCGTATCGCAACAATGTCATCACTCGCGTGCAGCCGCAGGGCATCAATCGCCATGCGGTCTTTCTCGCGGCGGAGAGTGAAGCGATTACCTACCACTATGAACTGGATTTGCGCCAGACGGCGCCAGTGCCTGACCCACGCATCGCGCACACGTTGAACCTCCAGTTCGATGCCTATGGCCGCGCCGTGCAGACTGTAGCCGTGGTCTATCCCCGATTGGTTTCCTATGAAGATCACGCCGGTCTCCTCAATCCGGAGCAGCGGGAGCTTATTCGCACTGTCCAGCGCGAGCGGCACCTGGCCTATACTGAAACGCGCTTTACCGATGAATTGCCGGAGGATCCCCACCGGCACCGGTTGCCGGCTCCCTGTGAGATTGTCACCTATGAATTAACCGGCGCCGACAGCCTGGAGGGGTTTTCGGCGAGTGCGAATGGGTATTTCACGCTCAATGACCTGCGCGGATTTGGGCTCAGCGACAGGCTGCCTGGCCAAGGCGCGAAGCCAGTCATCGCGTTGGCCTATCATCAACAGCCACGCAGTCAAGATGCCTCGAAAGCCCATCAGCGCCTCGTCGAACAGGTGCGGATGCTCTATTTCAACGATGACCTCACTGGCCCGGCACCGTTCGGTACGAATGCCTGGCTCGGTCTGCCATACGAAACATACAAACTCGCCCTGACCAGAGAGCTGATCGATAGCCTGTTCGGCGTACATCTGACTCCCGATGTTCTTACAAGCCTGAATGCTGCGACCCTGTCCGGGTATATCCCCGGCGCCGCGCTCGCATCGACGCTGAGCGACCAATGGTGGATGCGTTCTGGTGTCGCGGGATTCACCAGTGACGCCGCTGAGCATTTTTACCTTCCGGAGAAATATACCGACGCTTTTGGCCATACGACGACATTGGACTATGACCCGCTGGATCTGTATGTCCGTTCCAGTGCAGATGCATTGGGCAACCGCATCAGTATCGCGGGATTCGATTACCGTGTGCTCGCACCAATCGAAATGATCGATCTCAACGGTAATCGCAGCGCCGTCGTTGTCGATACGCTCGGCATGGTGGTGGCGTCGGCGGTGAAAGGCAAAGGAGACGGGACGGAAGGCGACGATCTCACCGGTTTCGACGATGATCTTGCCAACCCGCCGGACGGAGAGGTGCAGAAGTTCTGTACGGATCGCGTGATGAATGAGCCGCGGGCGCGGGCTTGGCTCAATCGAGCGACTGCCAGGTTTGTCTATCACTTCGGCGAAGGCCGCGATGCGAACGGTCATGTCATAGGGTGGGAGACTCGCCCGGCAGGCGCGTGCGGCATCGTACGCGAGATACATGCGACCGCTCCGGGAGGCGCCAATAGCCCGTTGCAGGTGACGCTGGAATGTTCCGACGGCGGCGGCAATGTCCTGATGAAGAAGATCCAGGCTGAGCCAGAATCTGAAGGCGGGCCGTTACGCTGGATCGTCAACGGGCTGGCCGTGCTCAATAACAAGGGCAAGCCGGCCAAACAATATGAGCCCAGTTTCAGCACGAAGGGATTTGGCTGTGAACCGCCGCCGGCTTCTGGCGTCACGCCCCTTATCTATTACGATGCCGCCGGGCGGGTAGTGCGGACTGAAATGCCGGACGGGACGCTCAGTCGTGTCGAGTTTTCACCTTGGCATATCAAGACATTCGATGCTAGCGACACGGTGCTGGAGAGCCGTTGGTACGGAGATCGCAATCCTCTTCCGCACGATCGGCCATTGCCGCGCGATCCCATGACCGGGGAACCGACTGCGACTCCCGATCAACGTGCGGCCTGGCTGGCCGCGCAACATGCCGGCACTCCGTCGCAGGTGCATCTCGACAGTCTGGGTCGCGAAGTTGTCGCCATCGCCCATAACCGCGCGAAGGGCGTCGACGACGCCTATCTAACCTTCACGAAGCTCGACGCTGAAGGCAAGCCGCTGTGGATCAGGGATGCGCGCGGCCATTTGGTCATGCAATACATCTCACCGGCTAAGGCGAACAATGATGCGAACAACGACATGCCTGCCGCTGCCGTGCCTTGCTACGACATTGCCGAGAATCTACTTTTTCAGCGCAGCATGGATGCGGGCGACCGCTGGATGCTGATGGATGCCGCAGGCAAACCGATGCTGGCCTGGGATCTCAACGATACAGGAGCGGGCACCTCGATTCATACGCGCCTCTACCGCACCGAGTACGACGCGCTGCACCGGCCTACGGCGCAATGGCTTACGATCAATACCGATGCGCCAATCATGGTCGAGCGGTACGAATATCAGGACGCCGTCACACCAGACCTCACGAATCTCAACGGCCAGCTCATTCGCCATTACGATCCCAGTGGTCTGGTGGAGACCATCCGCCGCGACTGTAAAGGTAACGTACAGGACGTGCAGCGGACATTGGCAAATGATGCCTCGGCACCAGTCGTTGGATGGGAAGGCAATCCGACCGGCAAGCTGGAAACTGAAACCTATGTGCAGCTCACCGAATACGATGCCTTGAGTCGTATGATCAGGCAGGAAAACTGGCACCAGCGTGGTGGCGTGGGGGCTGTCTATAGGCCCACCTACAACGAGCGCGGAACGCTGAAGAGTGAAGCCCTGACTCTCCGTGGGACGGTGACGAATGCTATCGAGGATATTCGGTACAACGCCAAGGGGCAGAAGGAATATCTCAAAGCCGGCAACGGGACGGTGACGCAGTACGACTATGACGAAACGACCTTCCGGTTACGTCAGATGCGAACGACCCGGCCAGGCAATGCAGCTGAGTTTCCACGGCTGCGCTCGAATCTGACCGATGGGAATGTCCTGCAACAATTGCTATACACCTACGACCCCGTGGGCAACATCACCGAAATAGAGGATCAGGCCTACAAGCCGGTGTTCTTTAGTAATGCCCTCATCAAGCCCAAGAGCCTCTACGAATACGATGCCCTCTATCGTTTGCTCCAGGCAACGGGGCGGGAGCATGGCGTCACCGGCGGTGCGCCGTCGCACATCGAGGGAAATCAGCCGGAAACAGATTTCCCGATCACGGATCCTGCGGCGCTACGCGTCTATACCCAGGTCTATGCCTATGACCAGGTGGGGAACATCACGCGCATGGCGCATCAAGCTGGGTCCACCGGTAGCTGGACGCGCGACTATGTCTATGCATTTGAGGATCCGGCTCAGGCTGCCGGCAATCGCCTCTGGCGAACTTGGGAGGGCGGCGGTAACTGGGATGGCGGCAGCGCCACCAACAAGACGGCCTATCTCCACGACACTCACGGCAATATGCTGAATGTGGCCAATGTCGCGCCAGGCCAGCAGTTGCAATGGGATCATCGCGACATGATCAAGCGTCTCGATTGCATCGGTGGAGGCATGGCCTATTACCAGTACGACAGCGGGAAACAGCGCACACGCAAGCGCATCGTGAATCAAAGCGGCGCGGGCTATTGGGAGCGCATCTATCTCGGCGGCTACGAGCGCTATCGTCGGTACAGCGGAAGCAGCGCCACGCCAGTCGAGGAAATCGAAACCCATCATCTGTTCGAAGGCGAGCAGCGAGTGCTGCTGGTGGAGGATGTGATCGCCACTAACAGAACCCATAGCGATGGCCGCGCATACAACATGGGAGCGCTCTATCGCTACCAGTACGGCAATCATCTTGGGTCCGCTTGCCTGGAGTTGGATCACGCGGCGGCGATTATTTCCTACGAGGAATATCATCCCTACGGCACGAGCGCGTATCGCGCGATGAAGAGCGACAGCGAAGCGCCGGCAAAGCGATACCGCTATACGGGGATGGAGCGGGATGAGGAGAGTGGGCTGAGTTATCACACGGCGCGGTATTACTTGCCTTGGTTGGGGAGATGGGGGAGCGTCGATCCCCTTGGGATTTCTGGCGGATTGAATGTGTTTCAGTATTGTAGTCATTCTCCGATTAAGCGGATCGATGTCTCAGGAACACAAGATCGGGAAAATGAACATCATGTGCCGTGTATGTCGGTATGCCATCCTGATCCAACAGAGCGAGCTCGCTTACAGGCTCAAACGATAGAAGCGGAATTGCCTCCACAGCCAGTAATGACACCTGAGAACCGGCAACTGCTTTCTGCCGCGATCGAGGATTTCGAGGCCAATGATTTGCCTAAGTGGGTTGAAGAAGAAAACTCACGGGTAAGAGTTCGATGGGATGACCGTATAGATGATCCTGAGCATGTTAGAAGAGTTCAGACGATTGTTAATATGACCTTGCTGAAAACTGCGTTGAAATTGGGAGATGGCAATCATTCGACGCAAGAGATGCTTGAGGTTGCTGGTGATTATGTTCAAAGCATGCGGCGCCAGGATGTCGCCTATGTTCCCAAAATCCCGAACGCATCGACGAGCATTATGCTGCGCGATGCCCACTACTACTTTTGGGGAAGATCTGGACCTGGTCTGTTGGGCGATTACGGGAGAGAATCGTTGTCCCAAGCCGGGCTAGGTGTGTTTCAGCCGTTGCACCAAAAGAAGAAAGAGATCGAAGATTATTTTGGGTGGGATTCAGGTGTGGAGGGGCCATCCAGCTCTAATGGTGGATTTGCATGGTTTCGTTTAGGAATATCCCACGAAGTCTCATTGCGGCCTTATGAAATGAGTGAGGTGAATCCTCCACGGCTACTTAATGCCATTCCTAAACTGACGGCCAATGAGCAAGAAAAGGTTGATTTGCAATCAGCGAAGAATCTCCTGGAGAGGAAGAACTTTCTAGAGAGATGGAACGCATTAAGAAAGGCCAACTACAAGTTAAAGTAGCGAGTGATGAGATTGTGTGAGGCATTGAGGGTGGTACCATTGTTACGAATCATTTGGAGAGTCCAAGAAGTAAAAGGTGTCAGGTCCATCTGAACAAACTGGCCGTGAGTGAGATGCGCATAGTGACTTGTCAGTGTGAGTCGATGAATCAGCAATCATGTAAGTAACGGAGACGATACTAATGGCCAAGTCGCCGAAGGGTCCATCGAAAACAAAGCCAGCCGCATCCAAGAAGACCGCCTTGCGCGGCAAGACACCTGTGAAAATGCCGAGCAAGAAAAAATCCGTTGATGCAGGCGAGACGTGTATTGTCTTCGGGACTGTGGCGTATGCCGATGCCAAGCTGGCTGCTGGCCTGACCGTCATCGCCTACGACAAGGATGAGTCCAGGGAAGACATGCTCGGCCAAGCGACGACAGATGCGAGGGGCGCGTATAAGATTTCTTACCATGCCGCCGCTTTTCGCCGGAGCCCGAAAGAGCGAGGCGGCGCCGATGTGATCGTGCGCATCTACAGCGGTCAGGGCGACCTCCTCTTTGCCAGCAAGAAAAAGAACAGCGCCCCCGCAGAATACCAACTGAACATTCAGTTGCCGGTTCCGCAGTACGTGGTGCGGGGGACGGTGAAAGATGCGAGCGGCAAGCCTCTGTCGAATATGATCGTGCGCGCATTCGACCGGGACTTGCGGTTTCCGCAGTTGCTCGGCACGGGTGAAACCGCCGCGAACGGCGACTATCGCATCGACTATCGTCCCGAGGCCTTTCAGCTTGGCGATGCGCCGTTCCGCCGTACCCCCTGGCTCATTGTCGAGGTGCGCCAAACGGCTGAGGGGGACGCGCTGGCCCGGCAGGAAGTTCAGAGCGCAGACCGCGACCAGACCGTCTCCTTCACGCTATCGACTGCCGTGGGCATCTCAGAATGGCAGCGAGTCGGCGAAGCCGTTGCGCCGTTGCTCAAGGGACAAGGCGCGCCACGGCTTGAAGCGGGTACTCACGGGACGCGAGCCGATCTCCCACCTGAGGACCTTACGGCAAACGATCTCGACTTTATCGTGATCGAGACGGGATTGGATCGTGCTGCCATCGAGGCATGGTCGGTTTCTATCCAGATGGTGCGAGATGCGGTCTTGCGCCTGACCGAGGAGCATGCGGGGCAGCAAAGCCTGCTGCGTAAACAGGGCTGGCCATTGTTCTATGGCCTTGTCCGGCAGCAGGGCGCGCGAGACCTGGACGCCCTGCTGCGAGATTCAATGCTGGATTGGCAGCGGGCGTGGAAGGCCGCGCGTAGTGCCAATCAGGTCGTGGCGCTGGACGAACAGCAGGTTGAACAGCTAATGGACATCCTGCGGCTGCTTCAGCGAGCGCAGCAGCTTGACCCGGCTCGCATGGGTAATCGCGAGTTCGCGCAGGT
Proteins encoded in this region:
- a CDS encoding RHS repeat-associated core domain-containing protein (MaGe:77307774) — its product is MIPSSGGQPTEPAASRQPEARAAGLSGTSSENAFHVTPPSVSLPKGGGAVRGIGEKFSANPVTGTGSMSVPIATSPGRSGFGLQLTLSYDSGSGNGPFGLGWNLSLPSIARKTDKGLPRYRDAEESDVFILSGAEDLVPVLNADGSRHTDTTTASGYTIVRYRPRIEGLFARIERWTNATDPLDTCWRSISTDNITTWYGKSGQSRIADPSDPAHSFSWLICESYDDKGNAIVYEYAAENGHNVDLAQAHERNRIRTANRYVQRIKYGNRVSRLVQPDLRQAEWLFEVVFDYGDHDVDAPLRDEPGKQWLVRQDPFSSYRAGFEVRTYRLCRRILMFHHFSELGSTPCLVRSTDFHHAQGPVASLLTSVTQSGYQRKNDGTYRKASLPPVEFTYSEAVIQEQIRDVDSASLENLPGGLENSQYQWVDLDGEGLSGILTEQGGAWFYKRNQSAVPVKGGVGKDSTVASFAPVECVATIPSSAHLSNGQHLMDVAGNGHLDIVDFEGPTPGFYERTSNEGWAAHRPFLSLPNIAWHDPNLKFIDLTGDGHADILITEDEVFSWHASLAEAGFGPTECVCQAIDEEQGPRLVFADAAQSMYLADMSGDGLTDLVRIRNGEVCYWPNLGYGRFGAKVTMDQAPRFDAPDLFDQRRIRLADIDGSGLVDILYLTGQGVQLYFNQSGNAWSEPRLLTTFPRLDNLTSVSTVDLLGNGTACLVWSSPLPGDARSTIRYIDLMGGQKPYLLTKTKNNLGGETEVVYAPSTKFYLQDKQAGKLWVTKLPFPVHCVEKVMVRDKWRQTEFVSSYSYHHGYFDGSEREFRGFGRVEQVDSQHFGKFTEGNIDSPYITDDHRLYQSPIKTVTWYHTGAAFDQARILSAFTHEYVSIPGFIEHQLPEPALAPADLSADEWREALRTCKGMVLRQEVFELDVEELARGRELPVRLYTAAYRNNVITRVQPQGINRHAVFLAAESEAITYHYELDLRQTAPVPDPRIAHTLNLQFDAYGRAVQTVAVVYPRLVSYEDHAGLLNPEQRELIRTVQRERHLAYTETRFTDELPEDPHRHRLPAPCEIVTYELTGADSLEGFSASANGYFTLNDLRGFGLSDRLPGQGAKPVIALAYHQQPRSQDASKAHQRLVEQVRMLYFNDDLTGPAPFGTNAWLGLPYETYKLALTRELIDSLFGVHLTPDVLTSLNAATLSGYIPGAALASTLSDQWWMRSGVAGFTSDAAEHFYLPEKYTDAFGHTTTLDYDPLDLYVRSSADALGNRISIAGFDYRVLAPIEMIDLNGNRSAVVVDTLGMVVASAVKGKGDGTEGDDLTGFDDDLANPPDGEVQKFCTDRVMNEPRARAWLNRATARFVYHFGEGRDANGHVIGWETRPAGACGIVREIHATAPGGANSPLQVTLECSDGGGNVLMKKIQAEPESEGGPLRWIVNGLAVLNNKGKPAKQYEPSFSTKGFGCEPPPASGVTPLIYYDAAGRVVRTEMPDGTLSRVEFSPWHIKTFDASDTVLESRWYGDRNPLPHDRPLPRDPMTGEPTATPDQRAAWLAAQHAGTPSQVHLDSLGREVVAIAHNRAKGVDDAYLTFTKLDAEGKPLWIRDARGHLVMQYISPAKANNDANNDMPAAAVPCYDIAENLLFQRSMDAGDRWMLMDAAGKPMLAWDLNDTGAGTSIHTRLYRTEYDALHRPTAQWLTINTDAPIMVERYEYQDAVTPDLTNLNGQLIRHYDPSGLVETIRRDCKGNVQDVQRTLANDASAPVVGWEGNPTGKLETETYVQLTEYDALSRMIRQENWHQRGGVGAVYRPTYNERGTLKSEALTLRGTVTNAIEDIRYNAKGQKEYLKAGNGTVTQYDYDETTFRLRQMRTTRPGNAAEFPRLRSNLTDGNVLQQLLYTYDPVGNITEIEDQAYKPVFFSNALIKPKSLYEYDALYRLLQATGREHGVTGGAPSHIEGNQPETDFPITDPAALRVYTQVYAYDQVGNITRMAHQAGSTGSWTRDYVYAFEDPAQAAGNRLWRTWEGGGNWDGGSATNKTAYLHDTHGNMLNVANVAPGQQLQWDHRDMIKRLDCIGGGMAYYQYDSGKQRTRKRIVNQSGAGYWERIYLGGYERYRRYSGSSATPVEEIETHHLFEGEQRVLLVEDVIATNRTHSDGRAYNMGALYRYQYGNHLGSACLELDHAAAIISYEEYHPYGTSAYRAMKSDSEAPAKRYRYTGMERDEESGLSYHTARYYLPWLGRWGSVDPLGISGGLNVFQYCSHSPIKRIDVSGTQDRENEHHVPCMSVCHPDPTERARLQAQTIEAELPPQPVMTPENRQLLSAAIEDFEANDLPKWVEEENSRVRVRWDDRIDDPEHVRRVQTIVNMTLLKTALKLGDGNHSTQEMLEVAGDYVQSMRRQDVAYVPKIPNASTSIMLRDAHYYFWGRSGPGLLGDYGRESLSQAGLGVFQPLHQKKKEIEDYFGWDSGVEGPSSSNGGFAWFRLGISHEVSLRPYEMSEVNPPRLLNAIPKLTANEQEKVDLQSAKNLLERKNFLERWNALRKANYKLK
- a CDS encoding hypothetical protein (Evidence 5 : Unknown function; MaGe:77307775) encodes the protein MLIHRLTLTSHYAHLTHGQFVQMDLTPFTSWTLQMIRNNGTTLNASHNLITRYFNL